CGATTATCATTCACAAAAAAAAGCGCGACCTGGTGACAGGCCGCGCTTTTTTGTAGGATCGATAATCGGGTCGACTAGCTGCATCCGCAACCGCCACCGCAGCACTTGGCGCTGGAGAAGTTCTCAGCGACCACGTCCCAGTTCACCACATTCCAGAATGCGGAGATGTAGTCAGGGCGTTTGTTCTGGTAGTTGAGGTAGTAGGCGTGTTCCCAGACGTCGAGTCCGAGGATGGGCTTGCAACCGCAGGCGCCGACGAAGTCACCCATCAGTGGGTTGTCTTGGTTGGCGGTGGATCCGACTCCCAGGGAGCCGTCTTCTTTTACCATGAGCCACGCCCAGCCGGAACCGAAACGAGTGGCTGCAGCCTTGCCGAATGCTTCTTTCATGGCGTCCAGGGAGCCGAATGAGCTGTCGATGGCTTCGGCCAGATCGCCGGATGGAGCGGAAGCACCGCCGGGAGCGATGACTTTCCAGAAAAGGCTGTGGTTGAAGTGTCCGCCACCGTGGTTGCGCACAGGAGTTTGAATGTCTGCTGGCAGCTTATCGAGGTTCTGGATCAGAGCTTCTACGGAAACGCCTTCGAGATCTTCCTTGCCTTCAAGTGCACCGTTCAGTCCGTTGACGTAGGCTTGGTGATGTTTGTCATGGTGGATTTCCATGGTCTTGGCGTCGATGTGAGGTTCGAGCGCGTCGAAGGAATATCCGAGTTCTGGTAGTTCGTGGGCCATAATA
This window of the Oceaniferula flava genome carries:
- a CDS encoding superoxide dismutase, translated to MAHELPELGYSFDALEPHIDAKTMEIHHDKHHQAYVNGLNGALEGKEDLEGVSVEALIQNLDKLPADIQTPVRNHGGGHFNHSLFWKVIAPGGASAPSGDLAEAIDSSFGSLDAMKEAFGKAAATRFGSGWAWLMVKEDGSLGVGSTANQDNPLMGDFVGACGCKPILGLDVWEHAYYLNYQNKRPDYISAFWNVVNWDVVAENFSSAKCCGGGCGCS